Within Vigna unguiculata cultivar IT97K-499-35 chromosome 2, ASM411807v1, whole genome shotgun sequence, the genomic segment TACTATACACCACTCACTGtatatcatgttttttttttttgtgtgtattgCCCTTTAGCTTACCACCATTTTGAccacaatataataaataactaaatttgaaaaataaaattacacttaCTTCGATagttttctattaatttttatatttgcatGTTAATGTTGCATGGTATATAATTATTCGAAAATTATCTGATATGATAAGTGGAAAGTGTATGCTTTTGTGACTATTGTAATTGTGTTATATTCTACAAATATGAGATTAAGACAACTTATTCTCAACATttgctttttattattaattttccaaCAACATTTAAGTCCCATACCATTAAATATCTTCTAATATTATTTCTATCAAACATATATAGAATATCAAATAATCAAAAGCAAAAAGTATAGTTCAACAAACCATAAAGTGAGCTTTTGTTGCAACAATTTCTCAAAATCACTTCATCTTGATAAGTTTTGTCGTTGCATATTTTGCCGTTGCATATGCTTTCGGTGACATGAAAATTGTCATGAAAGAACAAAGCATCTCATCGAACATGATGAACATATTGattcttcataatctaataataaaaaataaaaataataatctaataatacaaaaaataaaaaccatacattaaagaaatttagatttataataaaaaaataacgtcaacaaataaattatagattGAATAATCacagaataaaaacaaaaattcataaatCTATTAAGttctataaataaaacataaaatttataaatggtCAATCATAAGTTATGAATACattgttgagaatattacttaatatcttttttatttaaattagtttttagaaaatatttcagttttagagatatgtgtcagttttagaaatttgttattattttagattaggagtgagatattctaaatattttatacttgatatttgttatattttgttctatatatagagtatatcaataaaatacaaaaacatgttcctccgtataacatatcacatatatctctcatattttcaaaatctctcatattttcaaaagcccTACAAAAACCCAACAACTGGTATCAAAAGCCATTGTTCTTACTGCCGATAGAATGGAAGGAAATATGTCACACGTCACCATTCCACTCTTTGATGGTGAAAGCTATGATCTATGGGCGGTAAGAATGCAAACATATCTAGAGGGGCTAGATCTATGGGAAGTTGTGGAGGAAGATGATGTTCCCTTGTCTGAAAATCCCACCGCGGCTCAAATGAAAGcgcataaagaaaagaaaacaagaaagataAAGGCAAAACCATGCTTGTTCGCAGGTGTTTCACAAATGATTATGACCAGGATCATGACTCTAAAGTCTCCCAAAGAAATCTGGGAATACTTGAAAGCAGAATATGAAGGGAACGAGAAGATTCGAGGtatgaaagttttgaatttgataAGGGAGTTCGAgatgcaaagaatgaaagagtTAGAGACGATTAAAGAAtactcaaacaaattgttgggtattgccaacaagataaaattattgGGAAAAGAGTTTCCAGATTCCAAACTCGTTGAGAAAATTCTGGTGACGATGCCATAAAGATATGAGGCATCTATTGCTTCcttagaaaacacaaaagattTGTCTACAATTACCTTTACAAAGGTGATACATGCCTTGCAAGCACAAGAACAACGAAGATTGATGAGAGAAGATCATGAGGCAGTTGaaggtaatttaaattacactaAAGAGAATGCTCTCATAATCAAGAAAAATAGAAGgagcaaatacaacaacacaCAGGTTTTTCCATCTTGTCCCCATTGCAAGAGAAAAGGTCATCAACCCAATTGGTGTTGGTGGAGGCCAGATGTCAAATGTCACAAATGCGGTCAATTGGGACATGTGGAAAAGGTATGCAAATCCAAAGATTCTAAAGAAGATGTTCAAATTGTGGAAAATAAATCAGATGAGGATAAATCAGAGGAAGATCTACTTTTTACAACATCATGTGTCACAACCAACCAATCTTCAAAAGATTGGATTATAGATAGTGGTTGCACAAACCATATGACTCATGATAGAGAAATTTTCAAGGAActgaataaatcaaatatttccaaggtaagaattgggaatggagaacaacttgctgtgaaaggtacaggaacagtttcaattaaaactcattcaggtatcaaattaatttttgatgtctTATATGTTCTTGAGATTACCTaaaatttgttaagtgttgCTCAATTGTTAGAGAAAGGTTATAAGGCctcctttgaaaataaagtatgtgtGATCAAAAATACTAACAACATAGAGGTATTCAAAGTCCacatgaaagacaaaagatttgCGCTGGATTTTGTGAAGGAGGAATTTGATACAAAGAAAGTGAACATGAAAGAAGGATCAAAATTAGAAGATAAATATCTTTGGAAGAAAGTAGATGGAGgttcacattttaatattcacaAAAGGTTCAATGCCACTCCAATGAAATCCACAccgaacaaagaaaaagaagatgatgctgatataagaagaaatatgaaggatgatgccaaattgaagaaagatgtgataccatggaagaaggagaaaaacaaatattgcaagcacaaaaagaggagaaaatcaagcatcaaaagatggagaatcaaatctgaagatataaaataaacagatattaagcaaggaggaatgttgagaatattacttaatatcttttttatttaaattagtttttagaaaatatttcaattttagagaTATGTatcagttttagaaatttgttattattttagattaggagtgagatattctaaat encodes:
- the LOC114174539 gene encoding uncharacterized protein LOC114174539 yields the protein MEGNMSHVTIPLFDGESYDLWAVRMQTYLEGLDLWEVVEEDDVPLSENPTAAQMKAHKEKKTRKIKAKPCLFAGVSQMIMTRIMTLKSPKEIWEYLKAEYEGNEKIRGMKVLNLIREFEMQRMKELETIKEYSNKLLGIANKIKLLGKEFPDSKLVEKILVTMP